From one Rhopalosiphum padi isolate XX-2018 chromosome 2, ASM2088224v1, whole genome shotgun sequence genomic stretch:
- the LOC132919319 gene encoding zinc finger protein 254-like → MGIKDDFISNIIRNEIYYRKKQKKTKDATTTTYSSKNALDDEEFTFLLKRIAEKLKKKKKKKKSNNIQLKIGKASNYTKDDEVKCNICKQLFSKTYLVIHMQSHKALYNCDICNKNFSYLSIFNRHKATHKRDVVIYKCKLCNITFRNPSDLSKHDIFHEEESIKCLFCFKTFKQFDDFLNHINMYSFDKSTQSLTNHIKIHSEGIHCSSCCTCKMSFAKRDTVIKYIG, encoded by the exons ATGGGCATTAAAGAcgattttatatcaaatattataagaaatgaaatttattatcgcaagaaacaaaaaaaaactaaag atgctACTACTACTACCTACTCTTCAAAAAATGCATTGGATGATGAAGagtttacattttt ATTGAAAAGAATTGcagaaaaattaaagaaaaagaaaaagaaaaaaaaatcaaataat atacaattaaaaattggaAAAGCATCCAATTATACTAAAGATGATGAAGTAAAATGCAACATATGTAAACAGTTATTCTCAAAGACCTATTTGGTTATTCATATGCAATCTCATAAGGCTTTATATAATTGTGATATTTGTAACAAGAATTTCTCTTACCTTTCAATATTCAATAGACACAAAGCAACTCACAAAAGGGATGTGGTaatctataaatgtaaattatgtaatataacatttagGAATCCTAGTGATTTATCCAAACATGATATATTTCATGAAGAAGAAAGTATAAAAtgtctattttgttttaaaacatttaagcaATTTGATGATTTTCTGAACCACATTAACATGTACTCATTTGACAAATCCACTCAAAGTTTAACTAATCACATAAAAATACACAGTGAAGGCATACACTGCTCATCATGTTGTACTTGTAAAATGAGTTTTGCAAAACGTGATAccgtcataaaatatattggatGA
- the LOC132919330 gene encoding adenylate kinase 7-like gives MIESPYSPLNYNTNKVELPEIDPSFEYFLDIVVKEIELNQQHGILERTTDLNKMNALVEEINAENQKYKLKQLKEKMTLLEDFEKVTDFEYLESLSNEEYLMKYVTPTLTKLIVQVAKVRPKNPVDFLAYMALKENPEGIPNFPGYSKEGVKIQKILERMFFIYNYDEHDIFKLKPLMDVLTAHFTDDEDTQNNEEL, from the exons ATGATTGAATCTCCATATTCACcattaaactataatactaaCAAAGTTGAGTTACCAGAAATTGACCCAAGTTTTGAATACTTTCTTGATATAGTTGTAAAAGAAATCGAATTGAATCAACAACATG gcATATTGGAGAGAACAACTGATCTAAATAAAATGAATGCATTAGTAGAAGAAATTAACgctgaaaatcaaaaatataagctAAAACAGCTCAAGGAAAAA ATGACATTGTTAGAAGATTTTGAGAAAGTAACAGATTTCGAATACTTAGAAAGTTTGTCTAATGAAGAATACTTAATGAAATATGTTACTCCTACTTTAACAAAATTGATAGTACAAGTTGCTAAAGTGAGACCAAAGAATCCTGTTGATTTTTTG GCATATATGGCTCTTAAAGAGAACCCCGAAGGTATACCAAATTTTCCAGGCTATTCTAAGGAGggtgtaaaaatacaaaaaatattggaaCGCAtgttttttatctataattacGACGaacatgatatatttaaattaaaaccattaatgGACGTTTTAACAGCGCATTTTACAGATGACGAAGATACCCAAAATAATGAAGAATTATAA
- the LOC132923460 gene encoding uncharacterized protein LOC132923460, producing the protein MEKTHGSKNKKKIVVISTVMTWAGVNKKIYVSENDANNRVPNPEYVEHYEFELEVLAVNETQGLKEQLKTIIIWSGLTYGFEQDLLQFAFDSACKTTDLFPIPNSQNHVPVIHVENLARLLHKIISEDQTPEYHYIFAVESPINTLKQIITALAKSCDVAIPTAVSLNTFMNKYELKGIHKQILSVDIKINSSINQLWTNFEWYNSKSSMLNSMKCLVETYKRAHNIKVNALKCITNALKKNVFKAFFGMHRYFIL; encoded by the exons ATGGAAAAAACCCATgggtcaaaaaataaaaagaagatAGTGGTAATATCGACTGTGATGACTTGGGCAGGCGTCAATAAAAAA atttatGTGAGTGAGAATGATGCGAATAATAGAGTTCCAAATCCGGAATATGTGGAACATTATGAATTTGAACTTGAAGTGTTAGCTGTAAATGAAACACAagga ttaAAAGAACAATTAAAGACAATAATCATTTGGTCTGGTCTTACATATGGATTCGAACAAGATTTGTTACAATTCGCGTTCGACTCGGCTTGTAAAACTACCGATTTATTTCCAATACCGAATAGCCAAAATCACGTACCTGTAATACACGTTGAAAATTTGGCTAG actcttacataaaataatttccgAAGATCAGACGCCAgagtatcattatatttttgctGTTGAAAGTCCAATAAATACGTTAAAACAAATCATCACT GCTCTCGCTAAGTCATGCGACGTAGCTATTCCGACGGCTGtgtcattaaatacatttatgaataaatatgaacTCAAG GGCATACACAAACAAATTTTGTCagtcgatattaaaataaattccagCATTAACCAATTATGGACCAATTTCGAGTGGTACAACAGTAAATCATCGATGCTGAATTCAATGAAATGTTTAGTTGAAACATACAAAAGAGctcataatattaaagtaaatgcaCTTAAATGCATtacaaatgcattaaaaaaaaatgtttttaaagcatttttcgGAATGCAtaggtatttcatattatag